The Saccharomycodes ludwigii strain NBRC 1722 chromosome II, whole genome shotgun sequence genome window below encodes:
- the BEM1 gene encoding phosphatidylinositol-3-phosphate-binding protein BEM1 (similar to Saccharomyces cerevisiae YBR200W | BEM1 | Bud EMergence), producing MFKGFKISSKKDTHKKGLLTSDISGPTTINHTHSGSGYIHNSNDTHLRNVSAVSARNTSSSSLTKHLPLNGTGSATNHNTNCVASINSSNTNYSGNSSNTSSNNNNNLPSLYAIVLYDFTAEKSDELTCHTGENLFICAHHNHEWFVAKPIGRLGGPGLVPVSFVSIIDISTGYATGNNVRYDIDNTGLPTVKEWKESIARYKASNIALGTIEQQHKQKPQNRLEINSTGININNYHYERDNNSIGKNLVPSDDGTSSFIINNYNDDDNAHSNSTDEFEFGNEIFVLDAAIESYSLETSDNKYWFNLACVLSDGHVRSLKRYYEDFYDLQVSVLDAFPAESGKSANGKNTTKKQQRIIPYIPGPVPFVTETITMKRKEDLNLYVKDLINLPPYISRCEIVLKLFEVKQNRFDKEFIDNDNTVKVNNIKSERSKDILAEKQKIKQQEQEHILVTNSGNTDNNNYDVNYNNNESTLTGKDISEQLQNLTIQANDKPKKVKFYYKEDIFALLLKSETNFDELAEKVRSRVDSDDFKLYVKIGDNQKGEEITSETHIREVIEGKLKILVIDT from the coding sequence ATGTTTAAAGGATTCAAaatttcatcaaaaaaagacaCTCATAAAAAAGGTCTATTAACATCAGATATTTCTGGGCCAACTACAATCAACCATACACATAGTGGTTCTGGATACATCCATAATTCAAATGACACACATCTAAGAAATGTTAGCGCGGTTTCGGCAAGGAATACttcgtcatcatcattaacAAAACATTTACCATTGAATGGAACTGGTAGTGCCACTAATCATAATACCAACTGCGTTGCCTCTATAAACAGCAGCAACACAAATTACAGTGGTAATTCAAGTAATACAAgcagtaataacaataataatttaccTAGTCTATATGCTATTGTATTGTATGATTTTACAGCCGAAAAGTCAGACGAATTAACATGCCATACTGgagaaaatttatttatttgtgcACATCATAACCATGAATGGTTTGTAGCTAAGCCTATTGGCAGATTGGGTGGGCCTGGCCTAGTGCCTGTTTCCTTTGTCAGCATTATAGATATTTCTACTGGATATGCCACTGGAAATAATGTTAGATATGATATAGATAACACTGGTTTGCCTACTGTCAAAGAATGGAAAGAAAGCATTGCAAGATATAAAGCAAGTAATATAGCCTTAGGTACTATCGAACAACAACACAAGCAAAAACCTCAGAACAGATTGGAAATTAACAGTACTGgaattaatatcaataattaCCATTATGAAAgagataataatagtatagGTAAAAACCTTGTCCCTTCAGATGATGGAACTAGttcatttattatcaataattataacgatgatgataatgccCACAGCAATAGCACAGATGAGTTTGAATTTGGAAAtgaaatttttgttttagatGCTGCTATTGAATCGTACTCCTTGGAAACAagtgataataaatattggTTTAATTTAGCTTGTGTTTTATCAGATGGACATGTGAGGAGTTTAAAAAGGTACTATGAAGATTTTTATGATTTACAAGTTAGTGTATTGGATGCTTTCCCAGCTGAGTCGGGTAAAAGTGCTAATGGTAAAAACACAActaaaaaacaacaaagaatTATTCCATATATTCCAGGTCCGGTTCCCTTTGTTACTGAGACCATAACCATGAAGCGTAAAGAAGATTTAAACCTGTATGTTAAAGATTTAATAAACTTGCCCCCATACATATCCAGATGTGAAATTGTTTTGAAATTGTTCGAGGTTAAGCAAAATAGATTTGACAAAGAGTTtattgataatgataatactGTCAAAGTGAATAACATAAAAAGTGAAAGATCTAAGGATATTTTGGCggaaaagcaaaaaataaaacagcAAGAGCAAGAACACATATTGGTAACCAATAGCGGTAAtactgataataacaattatgATGTCaattataacaataatgaatCTACATTGACTGGCAAAGATATTTCTGAACAACTACAAAATTTAACCATACAAGCTAATGATAAACCTAAAAAAGTCAAGTTTTACTATAAAGAGGATATTTttgctttattattaaagagTGAAACAAATTTTGATGAATTAGCAGAAAAAGTTCGCAGTAGAGTTGATTCAGATGATTTCAAATTATATGTTAAGATCGGTGATAATCAAAAGGGGGAAGAAATCACTTCAGAAACACATATACGAGAAGTAATTGAGGGTAAACTGAAGATTCTAGTGATTGATACATGA
- the UBP16 gene encoding putative ubiquitin-specific protease UBP16 (similar to Saccharomyces cerevisiae YPL072W | UBP16 | UBiquitin-specific Protease) produces the protein MFLTSTKSKRNDKHSIGFINNRNDCFANASIQALVPLQYLTGYLNDFFQTYERLAKLLEDGGVDEHDGSDKTGSNKNKTNATNTRPVLQSFSSTATITPQNIDDVIQTNVENDTPDMPEVPLHKEVATIIQQLQRIVTTSSYISVWPVLHALEKIFNAKISGGQNDAHELTQIVLQVLQKENQLMRNYVDNNVNALSNDVVIPDFPINGYLCDHLTCLKCGNTSRINKHEFCMFSIHVPQQAMDKLSNMLDKNQMETIEGYSCLTCKIKSILANEKAALSTETSNKNDKILGALQNIAENGFINDDLPPLLKEYVDNYNKNGLSTKQLKSEIVKKTVFIDCPDILILHLSRSMFNGMSYTRNDCNVLFDEELVVNRQLIREDENGNGGKCVGVETIKYKLKSCIRHQGSHSAGHYECYRLKPFLVKDILTGEVINKSQVINWGNNCEKQQDQNNEADSTSSRTKTETELELCADTLNNNGNSNLNEIVKENVNKIRSRANSLLSLNSTSTGTTCTETSSEFSENNDINSVGENHSNSQSLEKVNSTTSSNDNSTETSSQSSYRSSTIKKMAGFISRKASISSHSKMPTTLTADSEPNVLVTSASELSDTFNTVPLKRKLKKIRSITKYPYWRVSDTKVREVKADDVLLEGKYVYMLYYERV, from the coding sequence atgtttttaactTCCACAAAGAGTAAAAGAAATGACAAACATTCTATTGGCTTCATAAATAACCGTAATGATTGTTTTGCTAATGCAAGCATTCAGGCATTAGTACCATTGCAATATTTAACCGgatatttaaatgattttttccAAACCTATGAAAGATTGGCAAAATTGTTAGAAGATGGAGGTGTTGATGAACACGATGGTTCTGACAAAACAGGcagtaacaaaaataaaactaatgCTACCAATACGAGACCTGTATTACAAAGTTTTTCatcaacagcaacaatCACACCTCAGAACATTGACGATGTTATTCAAACCAACGTTGAAAATGACACACCAGATATGCCAGAAGTTCCATTACATAAAGAAGTAGCCACAATAATACAGCAATTGCAAAGAATTGTAACTACTTCATCATATATATCTGTTTGGCCTGTGTTACATgctttagaaaaaatatttaatgcCAAAATATCTGGCGGGCAAAACGACGCACATGAACTCACCCAAATAGTTTTGCAAGttttacaaaaagaaaatcagTTGATGAGAAATTatgttgataataatgttaatgCTCTGTCAAATGATGTTGTGATACCAGATTTCCCAATAAATGGGTATTTATGTGACCATTTAACGTGTTTAAAATGTGGCAATACTTCAAGGATCAATAAACATGAATTTTGTATGTTTTCTATACATGTTCCTCAACAAGCAATGGACAAATTAAGTAACATGCTGGATAAAAACCAAATGGAAACTATCGAAGGCTATTCTTGTTTAACATGTAAAATCAAATCTATATTAGCTAATGAAAAGGCTGCATTATCAACAGAAACTagcaataaaaatgataaaattcTAGGTGCTTTGCAAAATATAGCTGAGAATGGCTTTATAAATGATGATTTACCGCCATTGTTAAAGGAGTATGTTGATAActacaataaaaatgggCTTTCAACTAAGCAGTTAAAATCTGAAATAGTCAAAAAAACTGTTTTCATTGACTGTCCTGacattttaatattacatTTATCCCGTTCAATGTTCAACGGTATGAGTTATACAAGGAATGATTGTAATGTATTGTTTGACGAAGAGTTGGTAGTAAATAGACAGCTTATAAGAGAGGATGAAAATGGTAACGGTGGTAAATGTGTTGGTGTAGAaactattaaatataaattaaagtCGTGTATTAGACACCAAGGGTCACATTCGGCTGGACACTATGAGTGTTACAGGCTAAAACCGTTCTTAGttaaagatattttaacaGGTGAAGTTATAAATAAGTCGCAGGTGATAAATTGGGGGAATAATTGTGAAAAACAACAGGATCAAAATAATGAAGCTGATAGCACTTCTTCTAGGACAAAAACTGAGACTGAATTGGAATTATGTGCTGAtacattaaataataatggtaatagtaatttaaatgaaattGTTAAAGAAAACGTCAACAAGATCAGGAGTCGTGCTAATAGTCTGTTATCGTTGAATTCCACAAGTACTGGGACTACTTGTACTGAAACAAGTAGTGAATTTTCGGAAAacaatgatattaatagcGTAGGAGAAAATCACTCTAATAGTCAATCACttgaaaaagttaatagTACCACTAGtagtaatgataatagtaCGGAAACTTCAAGTCAATCCTCATACAGATCGtcaacaattaaaaaaatggctGGATTTATATCTAGAAAAGCTTCAATATCGTCCCATTCTAAAATGCCAACAACATTAACGGCTGATTCTGAACCCAATGTATTAGTTACTAGTGCAAGTGAATTATCTGACACTTTCAACACAGTTcctttaaaaagaaagcttaaaaaaattagaagtATTACTAAATATCCCTATTGGAGAGTTAGTGACACGAAAGTAAGAGAAGTTAAAGCGGATGATGTATTACTAGAGGGTAAATATGTTTATATGTTGTACTATGAAAGAgtttag
- the YTA6 gene encoding putative AAA family ATPase YTA6 (similar to Saccharomyces cerevisiae YPL074W | YTA6 | Yeast Tat-binding Analog) produces MSSEKFVIPSSFTLEQSIKLLYNISQSKFNNIQKDLSIKQQHENAEFIKILSNLLDYMKYAVKNIETTYKLNNLYSFNKVHEEQLEVINDLRILKHDIKEAYNMLKQKDKPNNSGPTYRSKQKKKKLSLQREERQRQQEEEDEIKRLKQEKKLKEEEMGKKKLEDQKKLEDQRQIIIKEAVKMEVAKEMNILKEMEKEKELLQRKSLDSQRSAIKKSANTNISKQQQPQRKSIDSIRSARTNFPAPKSPPFTNTTRKRLTTQTTGLNAAALAFSSMKPHNPPIITTIQPKTQHYSQGKYEYKQPVIRRAIIKSPVLSHNNIVNSTNTTAATNNNDNTIHGAHNNCTNNIHSPRSCTTRKKVTDNNNNGNNNNTQNKHLGRPLLVTECNNSSFYSGKKKSSSTPTTPSTPTTPSTTTINIAEDKMPNYPDPRLYKIMNDLHGGVDEYACKQIINEILVTKDEVYWSDISGLDSTKMALKETVVYPLLRPDLFIGLREPVTGILLFGPPGTGKTMIARAVATESHCTFFSISASSLLSKFLGESEKLVRALFYLAVQLSPSIVFIDEIDSLLTSRSDNENESSRRIKTEFLIQWSAISRNNFRSTSNNEDTNDDSNSSFNNGDDKDITNAAVNISSSRVLVLAATNLPWAIDEAARRRFSRRLYIPLSDYETRLKHLRKLMSVQKNSLTDADFQIIATLTEGYSGSDLTTLAKEAAMQPIRELGDDLLDVDLSKIREIELGDFDKSMKTVKKSVSKESLKAFEDWAHKFGSIGA; encoded by the exons ATGTCATCGGAAAAATTTGTCATTCCATCTTCTTTCACTTTGGAGCAATCTATTAAATTACTTTACAACATTTCTCAATCcaaatttaataacattCAAAAAGATCTGAGCATAAAACAGCAACATGAGAATGCAGAGTTTATCAAGATACTAAGTAATTTATTAGATTATATGAAATATGCAGTTAAAAACATAGAAACTACTTATAAActcaataatttatatagttttaataaagtGCATGAAGAACAACTTGAAGTTATCAATGATTTGAGAATTTTAAAGCATGATATCAAGGAAGCTTACAATATGTTAAAACAAAAGGACAAGCCCAATAATTCGGGTCCGACTTATCGTTC aaagcaaaaaaaaaaaaaattaagtttACAAAGAGAAGAAAGACAACGTCAgcaagaagaagaagacgAAATTAAGAGATTAaaacaggaaaaaaaactaaaagaGGAGGAAatgggaaagaaaaaattagaagatcaaaaaaaactggAAGACCAAAGacaaattataattaaGGAGGCTGTTAAAATGGAAGTTGCTAAAGaaatgaatattttaaaggagatggaaaaagagaaagaacTACTTCAAAGAAAATCTTTAGATTCTCAAAGAAGtgccattaaaaaaagtgccaataccaatatctcaaaacaacaacagcccCAGAGAAAAAGCATAGACTCTATAAGATCGGCAAGGACCAACTTTCCAGCGCCTAAGTCGCCACCGTTTACTAATACAACTCGCAAAAGGTTAACTACACAAACTACCGGACTGAATGCTGCTGCATTAGCCTTTTCTTCGATGAAACCTCACAATCCacctattattactactattcAGCCAAAAACACAACATTATTCACAAGgaaaatatgaatataaaCAGCCTGTAATAAGGAGAGCTATTATAAAATCACCAGTTCTTTcacataataatattgttaatagtactaatactactgctgctaccaataataatgataatactaTTCATGGCGCTCACAATAATtgtactaataatattcattCCCCGCGCTCATGTACTACGCGTAAAAAGGTGAccgataataataacaatggtaataacaacaatacaCAAAATAAGCATTTGGGACGTCCACTTTTGGTCACAGAATGTAAcaattcttctttttattcaggtaaaaagaaatcatcCTCAACGCCAACTACTCCTTCAACGCCAACTACACCATCCACCACCACAATTAATATTGCAGAGGATAAGATGCCAAATTATCCTGACCCAAGACTatacaaaataatgaatGATTTACATGGTGGTGTCGATGAATATGCGTGTAAgcaaattattaatgaaataCTAGTAACCAAGGATGAAGTATACTGGAGTGATATATCTGGGTTAGATTCCACGAAAATGGCACTAAAGGAAACTGTTGTTTACCCGCTTCTAAGACCTGATCTGTTCATAGGGTTAAGAGAACCTGTTACCggtattttattatttgggCCTCCAGGGACAGGCAAAACTATGATTGCAAGGGCTGTTGCTACAGAATCACATTGTACTTTCTTCAGCATCAGTGCATCCTCTTTATTGTCTAAATTTTTAGGTGAAAGTGAAAAATTAGTCAGGGCTTTGTTTTACCTAGCTGTACAGTTATCACCCAGTATTGTATTTATTGATGAAATAGACTCTTTATTGACTTCCAGAAGcgataatgaaaatgaatcTTCAAGAAGGATCAAAACTGAATTTTTAATCCAATGGTCCGCAATTTCCAGAAATAACTTTCGTAGTACTTCAAATAACGAGGATACAAATGATGACAGTAATAGCTCCTTTAATAATGGTGATGACAAAGATATTACCAATGCTGCGGTTAATATAAGTAGTAGTAGGGTTTTGGTATTAGCTGCTACAAATCTACCATGGGCTATAGATGAAGCTGCAAGAAGAAGATTTTCTAGAAGATTATATATCCCGTTATCTGATTATGAGACTAGATTGAAACATTTGAGAAAGTTAATGAGtgttcaaaaaaattcattgaCGGATGCCGATTTCCAAATAATAGCAACGTTAACTGAAGGCTATTCCGGTTCTGACTTAACCACATTGGCCAAAGAGGCGGCTATGCAGCCAATTAGGGAATTAGGAGACGATCTATTAGATGTTGATTTATCTAAAATTAGAGAAATTGAGTTAGGCGACTTTGATAAAAGTATGAAAACTGTAAAGAAGAGCGTTTCTAAAGAGTCGTTAAAGGCATTTGAGGATTGGGCTCATAAATTTGGTAGTATTGGAgcataa
- the GCR1 gene encoding transcription regulator GCR1 (similar to Saccharomyces cerevisiae YPL075W | GCR1 | GlyColysis Regulation), with protein MSETSSITGSSYNKRTASLDLSSILLTNWQANDKRIVLLDSMKLIITVLFYSFKVKNEVQLYSLKLVDLVVDQTYSDSITLRKLNDKYSTTSKYQYFNTVSRKKNIVKCPIFGIGLYFLISWGGKNILDSKNITFVNFSNKQLIDFEKISSDTVFNNIIASFIELIQDNVNGSYKNTPILANNNDLRAKSLRNDSASNGFMDDFDSRILRAEIEPPEELAKMIFPWLDDLQDEFHTKDRTNYNLHSLIELFKYLSKTIIQDLLYISCNTQLAPNLQNILFNVIPDFYSSKHFKELKLEMQKIIEGVNHQTSYFNLLINKLEDNMIDVSSRVNNSNLQLRSEINEMKLDINGLRDTIQELLVLQRQIWQKINVNSAITANGQQHHQQQRQNQTTSNTTNQNITTTTTTNNNNNNNNNKNLNNTNNNIQSHSMLHSVSGTTPLLLPDSNRNFNPLSPIDPTQSNTCLTPSLAPATMFPTLSTVVATTANTPHVSNTPMNTLVSMSVPSGSNLNNNDNNNINRNNTLNTNSNVRTTAIQNTNKANNNNNNTALTNTFTSQPILSSDRKRKFQYLSVSNPQATSPNFSDFVTTSPAPSLMNTTGNTISNNLNTVRGLQQYQKSLENTNNPILTKKLKAYSENNASSIASNTSATATVINSADEKQRQQAKLQPESQSQQQQVFDNILNRSVFPTSPGQFSLPAITPVSNQLRGGSPYAQNIGLRTKLNSYSSPTNKLNVVGVDVNNVTSTVMSGNEDSSVTSNKNMLNNIGNNKINSSLGTIYGTKIINGKLLTDSENTTFNNNVNNLEENVIEEEEEGEDDEDGDDEDMDDEDMVGNSEENKNNNNRKITTSITADGEQTTTTTVMNTDDKSIVRQKRKYTRKPKEEGALGPNYAIKYKLSRANKTIYDLYTEWYFGLNGKLSIKQLIAKYGWRRWKVTEDSHFFPTRRIIIDYIEKEVSLGFSNGKFDISAMTRDHARSIVVNDLEKFRTGNGLTLNSLSMMFRNLKRQGMEINIYEDSKRVDANEKVLDDNIIVGDNGWIIKRLSEENKNRLCKRRNLTGNNNNNNSTKMNSNDNDTI; from the coding sequence ATGTCAGAAACTTCGTCAATAACAGGCTCatcatataataaaagaacaGCTTCCTTGGATTTAAGttctatattattaacCAATTGGCAAGCTAATGATAAGAGAATAGTTTTATTAGATTCtatgaaattaataataacagtattaTTCTATTCTTTTAAAGTGAAAAACGAAGTGCAATTatattctttaaaattagtAGACTTGGTAGTTGATCAAACTTATTCGGATAGCATAACtttaagaaaattaaatgacAAATATTCTACAACGTCGAAGTATCAATACTTTAATACGGtgtcaagaaaaaaaaatattgtgaAATGTCCTATATTTGGAATTGGcttgtattttttaattagcTGGGGtggtaaaaatattttggacTCAAAAAACATAACATTCGTGAATTTTAGCaataaacaattaattgattttgaaaaaattagttCCGACACCGTtttcaacaatattatAGCATCCTTTATCGAATTGATCCAAGATAACGTTAACGGAAGCTACAAAAATACTCCAATTTTAgcaaataataacgatTTGAGGGCTAAAAGTCTACGGAATGATAGTGCTAGTAATGGTTTCATGGATGATTTTGATTCTAGAATACTACGAGCGGAAATTGAACCACCTGAAGAGTTAGCCAAAATGATATTTCCATGGTTAGATGATTTACAAGATGAATTTCATACTAAAGACAGAACCAATTATAATTTACATTCATTAATTgaattattcaaatatcTCTCTAAAACTATAATTCaagatttattatatattagtTGCAATACGCAACTAGCACCTAATCTAcagaatattttatttaatgttattcccgatttttattcatctaagcattttaaagaattaaagTTGGAAAtgcaaaaaattatagaagGTGTTAATCATCAAACCTCGTATTTTAATCTGTTGATTAATAAACTGGAAGATAATATGATTGATGTTTCTAGTAGGGTAAATAATTCAAACTTACAATTAAGATCCGAAATTAATGAGATGAAATTGGATATCAATGGATTAAGGGATACGATACAAGAATTATTAGTTTTGCAACGGCAAATCTggcaaaaaattaatgtaAATAGTGCCATTACAGCGAATGGTCAACAGCATCACCAACAACAAAGGCAGAATCAGACCACAAGCAATACaacaaatcaaaatatcaccactactactaccactaataataataataacaacaacaataataagaaccttaataatactaataacaatatacAATCACATTCTATGCTTCATTCTGTCAGTGGAACTACGCCGTTATTGCTTCCTGATTCAAATAGGAATTTTAATCCGCTCTCTCCAATAGATCCCACCCAATCAAATACCTGTTTAACACCTTCTCTTGCACCTGCTACCATGTTTCCGACATTATCTACAGTGGTTGCCACTACAGCGAACACTCCACATGTTTCTAATACACCAATGAATACTCTAGTATCAATGAGTGTCCCATCTGGAAGTAACCTCAATAAcaatgacaataataatataaataggAATAATACCCTCAACACTAATAGCAACGTAAGGACTACTGCCATTCAAAACACTAATAaagctaataataataataataatactgcaCTCACAAATACATTCACCTCTCAACCTATTTTGAGCAGTGATCGGAAACGtaaatttcaatatttgTCTGTGTCAAATCCACAGGCCACTTCTCCTAACTTTTCTGATTTTGTTACTACAAGTCCAGCACCAAGTCTAATGAATACTACTGGTAATACTATctctaataatttaaatactGTCCGTGGCCTACAACAGTATCAAAAAAGTTTggaaaatacaaataaccCAATACTAACAAAGAAATTGAAGGCATACTCAGAAAATAATGCATCTTCTATTGCTTCTAATACTTCTGCTACAGCTACCGTCATCAATTCAGCTGATGAGAAGCAGCGTCAACAAGCAAAATTACAGCCAGAATCTCAAtcacagcaacaacaagtttttgataatattttaaatagaTCTGTGTTTCCTACTTCTCCGGGACAGTTTTCCTTACCTGCGATTACACCCGTGAGCAACCAGCTAAGAGGAGGCTCTCCTTATGCTCAGAATATTGGTTTAAGAACAAAATTAAACTCTTATTCTTCTCCCACCAATAAACTTAATGTCGTTGGCGTTGATGTTAATAACGTTACCTCAACTGTTATGTCTGGTAATGAGGATTCCAGTGTTACTTCTAATAAGAATATGctaaataatattggtaacaataaaattaattcatCGCTAGGTACAATCTACGGTACGAAAATTATAAATGGAAAGTTGCTTACTGATAGTGAAAATACcacttttaataataatgtcaaTAATCTTGAGGAAAATGTTATcgaagaggaagaagaaggtgaagatgatgaggatggtgatgatgaagatatggatgatgaagatatGGTTGGTAATTCtgaagaaaacaaaaataacaataacagaAAGATTACGACTTCCATCACCGCTGATGGAGAACAAACAACAACTACAACCGTCATGAATACCGATGACAAGTCCATAGTTAGGCAGAAGAGAAAGTATACACGGAAACCTAAAGAAGAAGGTGCACTGGGGCCTAATTATGcgattaaatataaattgtCAAGGGCAAACAAAACCATTTATGACTTGTATACAGAATGGTACTTTGGGTTGAACGGTAAACTATCAATTAAACAATTAATTGCAAAATATGGTTGGAGACGGTGGAAAGTAACTGAAGATTcacatttttttcccacaaggagaattattattgattacattgaaaaagaagttTCATTGGGATTTAGTAATGGGAAATTTGATATTAGTGCAATGACAAGAGATCATGCCAGAAGTATTGTCGTCAATGACTTGGAAAAATTTAGAACGGGAAATGGGCTAACTTTGAACAGTTTAAGTATGATGTTTAGAAATCTGAAACGACAAGGTATGGAGATTAATATCTATGAAGATTCTAAAAGAGTTGATGCAAATGAAAAGGTTCTAGATGACAATATAATCGTTGGTGATAACGGATGGATAATTAAGAGACTAAGTGAGGAAAATAAGAACAGGTTATGTAAGAGAAGAAATCTCACtggtaataacaacaacaataatagtaccAAAATGAATTCTAATGACAATGAtacaatttaa